In the Muricauda sp. MAR_2010_75 genome, one interval contains:
- a CDS encoding DUF4301 family protein, translated as MEERLGQDPTDLIKIVLFGPESTGKTTLARALAHHYNTEWVAEYAREYLQDKWDREQKTCEPKDLVPIAHGQMRLENQLAKKADKVLICDTDLLETKVYSEAYYLGSCDPVLEKYALENSYDLYLLTYIDTPWEADDLRDKPDERERMFAYFQETLEKYNRNFIILKGDKASRLSTAIKHIDKLLHNMIDLSPKDLQQLESKGISKEKVARQIETFKEGIPFVDLVKAAVVSNGILRFSEKEQEELIQYFENARGNLDLLKFVPASGAASRMFKAMFNFVDAYDPSKESLSAYIERTGDTDAKKFTEQMPKFPFYDLIMGRIKGKAANKDEEAYLFVKEMLMEDGLNYGFYPKGLLPFHEYDSGSATPFEEHLKEAALYAKTDGKANLHFTVSEQHDDMFAAEEAKVAPKISKSTKTEFDISYSNQKPSTDTIAVDMDNKPFKNGDGSILFRPGGHGALIENLNDQEADIIFIKNIDNVVIDKNLKAVANSKKMLAGVLKKVQDKAFAYAKQLDAGDVSPETADQIKAFLEKDLNVRMPKNYDELSVDEQLSILKDRINRPIRICGMVKNEGEPGGGPFWIKDGEGNISLQIIESAQIDMSNDEQAAILKNSTHFNPVDLVCGVRNHKGEKYNLLDFVDEKQGFITGKTQEGKELKALELPGLWNGAMAFWNTIFVEVPLVTFNPVKTVNDLLKPTHQA; from the coding sequence ATGGAAGAAAGACTTGGACAAGACCCTACAGACCTCATCAAAATAGTCCTTTTTGGGCCTGAATCCACTGGAAAGACCACTCTGGCCAGAGCATTGGCCCATCATTACAACACAGAATGGGTAGCTGAGTATGCGCGGGAATATCTTCAGGACAAATGGGATAGGGAACAAAAGACCTGTGAGCCCAAAGATTTAGTGCCCATTGCTCATGGACAAATGCGATTGGAAAACCAATTAGCCAAAAAAGCTGATAAAGTTCTTATTTGTGATACGGATCTTTTGGAGACCAAAGTATATTCAGAGGCATATTATCTGGGTTCTTGTGACCCCGTTTTGGAGAAGTATGCGTTAGAGAATTCGTATGACTTATATCTACTGACTTATATTGATACGCCTTGGGAAGCGGACGACCTTCGGGACAAACCTGATGAACGAGAACGAATGTTTGCGTATTTCCAGGAAACTTTAGAAAAATATAACAGGAATTTTATTATTTTAAAGGGAGATAAAGCATCTCGGCTTTCAACAGCAATAAAACACATTGATAAACTCCTTCATAACATGATCGATTTAAGTCCAAAAGACTTGCAACAATTGGAAAGCAAAGGCATTTCCAAAGAAAAAGTAGCCCGCCAAATAGAAACTTTTAAAGAGGGAATCCCTTTTGTGGATTTGGTAAAGGCCGCCGTTGTGTCCAATGGCATCCTCCGGTTTTCAGAAAAGGAACAAGAAGAACTCATCCAATATTTTGAAAATGCCCGCGGTAATCTTGATTTATTGAAATTTGTTCCTGCCTCTGGAGCAGCATCCCGAATGTTCAAGGCCATGTTCAATTTTGTGGACGCTTATGACCCTTCCAAAGAATCACTTTCGGCCTATATAGAACGAACGGGCGATACTGATGCCAAAAAGTTTACGGAGCAAATGCCCAAGTTCCCTTTTTATGATTTGATCATGGGACGAATTAAGGGTAAGGCAGCCAACAAAGATGAGGAAGCTTATCTTTTTGTAAAGGAAATGCTTATGGAAGATGGCTTGAACTACGGCTTCTATCCAAAAGGGTTATTGCCGTTTCATGAGTATGATTCCGGAAGCGCCACTCCTTTTGAGGAGCATTTAAAGGAAGCTGCCCTCTATGCAAAAACTGACGGGAAGGCCAATCTTCACTTTACCGTTTCGGAACAGCATGATGATATGTTCGCTGCCGAAGAAGCTAAGGTGGCTCCCAAAATTTCGAAGTCCACTAAAACCGAATTCGATATTTCCTATTCTAATCAGAAACCATCTACCGATACCATAGCCGTGGATATGGACAACAAACCCTTTAAAAATGGTGATGGGTCCATTTTATTTAGGCCTGGGGGTCACGGAGCTCTTATTGAAAACCTTAACGATCAAGAAGCCGATATCATTTTCATCAAAAACATTGACAATGTGGTCATCGACAAAAATTTGAAAGCCGTGGCCAATAGTAAAAAAATGTTGGCAGGGGTACTTAAAAAAGTTCAGGATAAGGCATTTGCCTATGCCAAGCAATTGGATGCGGGTGATGTTTCACCAGAAACTGCCGATCAAATCAAGGCATTTTTGGAAAAGGACCTCAATGTGCGTATGCCCAAAAATTATGACGAACTGTCCGTTGATGAGCAACTCTCAATTTTGAAGGACAGGATAAACAGACCCATACGGATTTGTGGAATGGTCAAAAATGAAGGAGAGCCCGGTGGCGGACCATTTTGGATTAAGGATGGCGAAGGAAATATTTCACTACAGATCATCGAGTCCGCACAGATAGACATGTCCAATGACGAGCAAGCAGCCATTTTAAAAAACTCAACCCACTTCAATCCCGTTGATTTGGTCTGCGGTGTTCGCAATCATAAAGGCGAAAAATACAACCTCTTGGATTTTGTGGATGAAAAACAAGGATTTATTACGGGAAAAACCCAAGAAGGAAAAGAATTAAAAGCTTTGGAACTTCCCGGACTTTGGAACGGAGCCATGGCCTTTTGGAATACCATTTTTGTGGAGGTCCCTCTGGTTACTTTTAACCCGGTGAAAACGGTCAATGACCTTTTGAAGCCTACGCACCAAGCCTAA
- the pnuC gene encoding nicotinamide riboside transporter PnuC has protein sequence MNPIFDFFIGPYEDRELSLIILEATAFFFGIASVVYAKREDIMVYPTGLVATAITTYIFFVDRLLGDMMMNFYFSIMSIYGWWNWARRKQNREFVVKISRTNTREKWIGFGLFLLTLLITFGVYQAFGAEIKATNYVDILTSGIFFTGMWYMANKKLENWTLWIIGDIITVPLYAYRGWGMFSLQYLIFTVLAIQGYLAWKKDLDKTLQTSSK, from the coding sequence ATGAACCCCATTTTTGATTTTTTTATTGGACCTTATGAAGATCGGGAGCTCTCCTTGATCATTTTAGAGGCCACCGCTTTTTTCTTTGGAATAGCCAGTGTGGTATATGCCAAGCGGGAGGATATTATGGTCTACCCTACCGGGCTGGTGGCTACGGCCATTACCACCTATATCTTTTTTGTGGATCGTTTGTTGGGGGATATGATGATGAACTTCTACTTTTCCATCATGAGTATATATGGATGGTGGAACTGGGCCCGAAGAAAACAGAACAGGGAATTTGTAGTAAAGATTTCAAGGACCAATACTAGGGAAAAATGGATTGGTTTTGGTCTTTTCCTACTCACCCTATTGATAACCTTTGGGGTGTATCAGGCCTTTGGTGCAGAAATAAAGGCTACCAACTATGTTGACATTCTTACTTCGGGAATCTTTTTTACCGGAATGTGGTACATGGCCAACAAGAAATTGGAAAACTGGACCCTTTGGATCATAGGGGATATAATAACGGTGCCTTTGTATGCGTATAGGGGATGGGGCATGTTTTCATTGCAATACCTTATCTTCACCGTACTGGCCATTCAGGGATATTTAGCATGGAAGAAAGACTTGGACAAGACCCTACAGACCTCATCAAAATAG
- a CDS encoding YkoF family thiamine/hydroxymethylpyrimidine-binding protein yields the protein MKISVELTLTPLQDNFEPPIIDFIKKLRASGLTVLENPLSTQVFGEYEKVMELLQTEIKEAFENLEHVVLTMKMVKSDRSDYEPHF from the coding sequence ATGAAAATTTCTGTTGAACTTACCCTTACGCCACTTCAAGATAATTTTGAACCCCCGATCATTGATTTTATCAAAAAATTGCGCGCTTCTGGACTTACGGTCTTGGAAAATCCGTTAAGTACCCAAGTGTTTGGGGAGTACGAAAAGGTCATGGAATTGCTTCAAACCGAAATCAAGGAAGCTTTTGAGAATTTGGAACATGTGGTGTTGACCATGAAAATGGTAAAATCGGACCGAAGCGACTATGAACCCCATTTTTGA